The Bombus vancouverensis nearcticus chromosome 9, iyBomVanc1_principal, whole genome shotgun sequence genome includes a window with the following:
- the LOC117163399 gene encoding trypsin-1: MWIRTIFCVITVFAATCAVNCEKLRSPIPVEEVDLNATQYNIAATDDKNFWEWLASLISAGGSITVPVTTTELPRPATESCLPCKCGLTNTQKRIVGGVETQVNQYPWMALMMFRGRFYCGGSVISSRYVLTAAHCVDRFDPKLMLIRILEHDRNSTTETEIQEFKVEKVIKHSGYSTYNYNNDIALVKLKDAIRFEGKMRPVCLPERAKTFAGLNGTVTGWGALEEAGSISQTLQEVTVPILTNAECRATKYPARKITDNMLCAGYQEGSKDSCQGDSGGPLHVFNDNSYQVVGVVSWGEGCAKPGYPGVYSRVNRYLSWIANNTEDGCYC, from the exons ATGTGGATCCGTACGATATTCTGCGTGATCACTGTGTTCGCAGCAACGTGTGCCGTTAATTGCGAGAAA ttACGTTCGCCAATCCCCGTTGAAGAAGTTGACTTAAATGCAACGCAGTATAATATAGCAGCTACGGATGATAAAAATTTCTGGGAATGGCTGGCCAGTTTAATATCCGCTGGTGGATCCATAACAGTACCCGTGACAACAACTGAACTTCCGAGACCAGCGACTGAATCGTGTTTACCTTGCA AATGTGGTTTAACGAACACACAGAAACGGATCGTAGGTGGTGTTGAGACCCAAGTTAATCAATATCCATGGATGGCATTAATGATGTTTAGAGGACGATTCTATTGCGGCGGATCTGTTATAAGTTCTCGTTATGTATTAACCGCTGCTCATTGTGTCGACAG GTTCGATCCGAAACTCATGTTAATTCGGATATTAGAGCACGATCGCAATTCTACCACAGAGACAGAGATTCAAGAATTCAAAGTCGAGAAAGTGATCAAGCATAGCGGTTATTCGACGTACAACTATAACAATGACATCGCGCTCGTCAAACTGAAGGACGCCATTCGATTCGAGGGAAAGATGAGGCCTGTTTGCCTTCCAGAACGAG CTAAAACTTTTGCTGGATTAAATGGAACAGTAACCGGTTGGGGCGCATTAGAAGAGGCTGGCTCGATATCGCAAACTCTGCAGGAAGTGACAGTTCCGATTCTCACGAATGCCGAGTGTCGCGCAACTAAATATCCGGCGCGGAAGATCACAGACAATATGCTGTGCGCAGGTTATCAAGAGGGAAGCAAGGATTCGTGTCag GGAGACAGTGGTGGCCCCTTACATGTTTTTAATGACAACAGTTATCAAGTAGTTG GAGTGGTATCCTGGGGCGAAGGATGCGCGAAGCCTGGCTATCCCGGCGTTTACAGCAGGGTGAATCGTTACCTCTCATGGATAGCGAATAACACCGAGGACGGGTGTTATTGTTAA